Proteins encoded within one genomic window of Bacillus sp. 1NLA3E:
- the der gene encoding ribosome biogenesis GTPase Der — protein sequence MVKPVVAIVGRPNVGKSTIFNRIVGERISIVEDIPGVTRDRIYSSAEWLTHDFNLIDTGGIDIGDEPFLEQIRLQAEIAIDEADVIILITNGREGVTAADEEVAKILYRSKKPVVLAVNKVDNPEMREQIYDFYSLGFGEPIAISGSHGLGLGDLLDEAAKHFPNKKDKDYDDDIIKFSLIGRPNVGKSSLVNAILGEDRVIVSDIAGTTRDAIDSGLTYNGQRYMIIDTAGMRKKGKVYESTEKYSVLRALRAIERSDVVLVVLDAEEGIIEQDKKVAGYAHEAGRAVVIVVNKWDAVEKDEKTMKEFETKIREQFLYLDYAPIVFLSAKTKKRIHTLIPMIDMASENHSKRVSTTVLNDVIMDAVAMNPTPTDKGKRLKIYYVTQVSVKPPTFVVFVNDPELLHFSYERFLVNRIRDAFGFEGTPIKTFARERK from the coding sequence TTGGTAAAACCAGTTGTTGCCATTGTTGGGCGCCCGAATGTTGGTAAGTCAACAATTTTTAATCGCATAGTCGGAGAACGAATTTCAATTGTAGAAGACATTCCCGGTGTAACTCGTGACCGTATTTATAGTTCTGCAGAATGGTTAACTCATGATTTCAATCTTATTGACACAGGCGGAATTGATATCGGTGATGAACCGTTTTTAGAACAAATTCGTCTTCAAGCAGAAATCGCCATCGATGAAGCAGATGTTATTATTCTGATCACAAACGGTAGAGAAGGGGTAACAGCGGCAGATGAAGAAGTTGCAAAAATCCTTTACAGATCAAAGAAGCCGGTTGTTCTAGCTGTTAATAAAGTGGACAACCCGGAGATGAGAGAACAAATATATGATTTTTACTCACTAGGATTTGGTGAACCAATAGCTATATCTGGTTCACACGGCTTAGGCCTCGGTGATCTTCTTGATGAAGCAGCAAAGCATTTCCCTAATAAAAAGGATAAAGACTATGATGATGACATTATCAAATTTAGTTTAATTGGAAGACCAAATGTCGGGAAATCATCACTTGTTAATGCTATTTTAGGGGAAGATCGTGTAATTGTCAGTGATATAGCAGGTACCACAAGAGATGCAATTGACTCAGGTCTAACGTATAACGGACAAAGATACATGATTATTGACACTGCAGGGATGAGAAAAAAAGGAAAAGTATATGAAAGTACAGAAAAATATAGTGTCCTGCGAGCATTGCGAGCAATAGAGCGCTCCGATGTGGTTCTAGTGGTTCTAGATGCAGAAGAAGGAATTATTGAACAGGATAAAAAAGTTGCCGGTTATGCCCATGAAGCGGGTCGTGCTGTTGTAATAGTCGTCAACAAGTGGGATGCAGTTGAAAAAGATGAAAAGACAATGAAGGAATTTGAGACAAAGATCCGTGAACAATTTTTATATTTAGATTATGCACCGATCGTTTTCCTTTCCGCCAAAACAAAGAAGCGGATTCATACATTAATTCCAATGATTGATATGGCTAGTGAAAACCATTCAAAACGGGTATCGACTACTGTATTGAATGATGTGATTATGGATGCCGTCGCAATGAATCCAACCCCTACAGATAAGGGTAAACGTTTAAAGATTTATTATGTGACGCAAGTTTCAGTTAAACCACCGACATTTGTTGTATTTGTAAATGATCCAGAATTACTTCATTTTTCTTATGAAAGATTTTTAGTAAATAGAATTCGTGATGCCTTTGGATTTGAAGGGACACCTATCAAAACCTTTGCTAGAGAAAGAAAATAA
- a CDS encoding capping complex subunit for YIEGIA: MMMEKTILAVVTTKINKVSFGATVFHCDTKEEMEHIGASLEAILDGIAHALSEDLLIIVKH; this comes from the coding sequence ATGATGATGGAAAAAACTATATTGGCTGTTGTTACTACAAAAATAAATAAAGTATCTTTTGGGGCTACTGTTTTTCATTGTGATACAAAAGAAGAAATGGAACATATTGGTGCAAGCTTGGAAGCAATTCTTGATGGAATCGCTCATGCTCTTTCAGAAGATTTACTCATAATCGTAAAACATTGA
- a CDS encoding YIEGIA family protein encodes MNQYTWPIAFGVMIGTISRIYMLKTDYRQYPTYLHGKIIHIALGFIAAGLGTVAIPAILKEDFTAITFLTIAASQFREVRNMERNTLTELDGYEMVPRGSTYIEGIAIAFESRNYLVILTSLVTTLGYLVFNIWVGLAAGIISILVSKSLMAGGKIKDIVDIEYIQPRFDGPGLFVGNIYIMNIGIEKRREEILKYGMGFILKPKNFNARTTIANLGQRQAILHDVSTALGVYRDSGTPALVPLAKRDLDDGRIGVFVLPQEKNIERAIDIIGAVPTLENAIRMPTERKTGKS; translated from the coding sequence ATAAATCAATATACATGGCCGATTGCATTTGGAGTGATGATTGGAACAATTAGTAGAATTTATATGTTAAAAACCGATTATCGTCAGTACCCAACCTATTTGCATGGGAAAATAATCCACATTGCATTAGGGTTTATTGCCGCAGGTCTTGGAACAGTGGCCATTCCTGCAATATTAAAGGAGGATTTTACAGCCATTACCTTTCTGACTATTGCTGCTTCACAATTCCGTGAAGTTAGGAATATGGAAAGAAATACTTTAACAGAGTTAGATGGATATGAAATGGTACCACGAGGAAGTACATATATCGAAGGGATCGCCATAGCGTTTGAAAGTAGAAATTATCTGGTCATCTTAACGTCATTAGTAACTACGTTGGGCTATTTAGTTTTTAATATTTGGGTGGGACTTGCTGCAGGAATCATTTCTATTTTAGTTTCTAAATCGCTAATGGCGGGAGGGAAAATAAAAGATATAGTGGATATTGAATATATTCAACCCAGATTTGATGGTCCTGGTCTTTTTGTTGGGAATATTTATATTATGAATATTGGTATAGAAAAAAGGCGGGAAGAAATATTGAAATACGGTATGGGTTTTATCCTTAAACCAAAAAATTTTAATGCTAGGACCACGATTGCTAATCTGGGGCAACGACAAGCCATCCTTCATGATGTCTCAACTGCATTAGGTGTTTACAGGGACTCAGGTACACCAGCTCTTGTTCCGCTAGCAAAAAGAGACTTAGATGATGGAAGGATAGGAGTGTTCGTCCTGCCCCAGGAAAAAAACATTGAAAGAGCAATTGACATTATTGGAGCGGTGCCTACCTTAGAGAACGCCATAAGGATGCCCACGGAAAGAAAAACTGGGAAATCTTAA